A genomic region of Oleidesulfovibrio alaskensis DSM 16109 contains the following coding sequences:
- a CDS encoding S8 family peptidase, with the protein MKGIRLLNIRTVQEKLGEVGQPPAPVTRATVYIPSGEENFFLERVEQYLSKDTPKGKPQNAPLIDGIEDIRLALIESLWTDAPSMMPDQEPVWCEVWLRGDDPQVEESARAVFREFDLPQQHGALKFPERTVVLVKANREQLASLMHACDELAEFRCAKETSSFFLELENAEQQEWIADLIRRLEPEMDPSVSVCVLDTGANNGHQLLAPLLNDQDCHTCVPAWGVDDHNGHGTLMCGLAGYGDLNQALVTDGRIVIPYCLESVKILPPVGNNDPNLYGYITSQATSRAEIQAPYRKRCLCMAVTSIDGRDMGRPSSWSAAIDALSAGMSVSQLAPGASSDGNDDEAERRLFIISAGNVEGQAEWQAYPDSNLTNSVHDPAQSWNALVVGAYTEKVVIKDPTLAGHTPLAASGSLSPYSTTSLIWERKWPVKPDIVMEGGNVVKAPDGFCSECEDTALLSLSHRPTRKQFDWVNATSAAAAQAGWLAAHLQAAYPQAWPETIRGLIVHSAGWTDNMRKDFLNSESKTDYARLMRVCGYGVPDPYRAFHCAANSLTLIAQEYLQPYGKKTAGSGYCTKDMHLHDLPWPKDVLQELGETEVTLRITLSYFVEPGPGEIGWKDRYRYASHALRFDLNNTTESKSEFLIRMNAAAREEDQKPETESGSERWLIGKNGRSLGSIHSDIWTGSAVELAACNLVGVYPVIGWWRERPWLGRWSQQTRYSLIVSLHAPEQHLEHAIDIYTPVVNKIAVKIST; encoded by the coding sequence ATGAAGGGAATTCGCCTTCTTAATATTAGAACTGTACAAGAAAAATTAGGGGAAGTGGGTCAACCTCCTGCCCCTGTCACAAGAGCTACGGTTTACATCCCATCCGGAGAAGAAAATTTTTTTCTTGAGCGTGTTGAGCAGTACCTCAGTAAAGACACCCCTAAGGGGAAACCACAGAACGCTCCTTTGATAGATGGAATCGAAGATATTCGGCTCGCTCTAATCGAGTCGCTGTGGACGGATGCTCCCTCTATGATGCCAGATCAAGAGCCTGTGTGGTGCGAGGTTTGGCTCAGAGGCGACGATCCCCAAGTTGAGGAAAGTGCTAGGGCTGTATTTAGGGAATTTGATCTTCCGCAGCAGCATGGCGCATTGAAATTCCCTGAGCGCACTGTGGTCTTAGTGAAAGCTAATCGGGAGCAGCTCGCATCACTTATGCATGCCTGCGACGAACTCGCCGAATTCCGTTGCGCAAAAGAGACATCCTCCTTTTTTCTGGAACTGGAAAATGCTGAGCAGCAGGAATGGATTGCTGACCTTATCAGACGTCTTGAACCTGAAATGGATCCAAGTGTGTCTGTCTGTGTTCTTGATACCGGAGCAAACAACGGCCATCAATTGCTGGCCCCGTTGTTAAATGATCAAGACTGTCATACCTGTGTCCCCGCATGGGGGGTGGATGATCACAACGGTCACGGTACTCTCATGTGTGGTCTTGCAGGCTATGGAGACTTGAATCAGGCGCTGGTAACCGACGGAAGAATAGTTATTCCGTATTGTCTCGAATCAGTAAAAATTCTCCCGCCTGTAGGGAACAACGACCCCAATCTATACGGATATATCACATCACAAGCTACCAGCAGAGCCGAGATCCAAGCTCCCTATCGAAAGCGCTGCCTGTGTATGGCTGTAACATCGATAGATGGTAGAGATATGGGGCGACCGTCCTCTTGGTCCGCTGCGATTGATGCTTTGTCCGCTGGAATGTCTGTCAGCCAGTTGGCTCCTGGAGCTAGCTCAGATGGGAATGATGATGAAGCCGAAAGGCGGCTTTTCATTATTTCGGCAGGAAATGTTGAAGGACAGGCGGAATGGCAGGCTTATCCTGACAGCAATCTGACGAATTCCGTCCACGATCCAGCGCAATCATGGAATGCCCTTGTTGTAGGTGCATATACTGAAAAAGTTGTCATCAAAGACCCTACGCTTGCGGGGCACACCCCCCTGGCAGCTAGCGGCAGTCTCTCCCCTTACAGCACCACATCTTTGATTTGGGAGCGCAAGTGGCCGGTGAAGCCTGATATCGTCATGGAAGGCGGTAACGTTGTAAAAGCGCCTGACGGCTTTTGCTCTGAGTGTGAAGACACAGCGCTTCTCTCGCTAAGCCACAGACCTACCCGAAAACAATTTGACTGGGTCAATGCCACAAGTGCTGCCGCTGCGCAGGCAGGATGGCTTGCAGCGCATCTTCAAGCCGCTTATCCGCAAGCATGGCCCGAGACCATACGGGGTCTGATTGTGCATTCAGCCGGGTGGACGGACAATATGAGAAAAGACTTTCTCAACTCCGAAAGCAAAACAGATTATGCACGACTGATGAGAGTTTGTGGATATGGCGTCCCCGATCCATACCGGGCGTTTCACTGTGCAGCAAACAGCCTTACTTTGATTGCGCAGGAATATCTCCAGCCCTACGGCAAGAAAACAGCAGGTTCTGGTTATTGTACAAAAGACATGCACCTTCACGATCTGCCTTGGCCCAAGGACGTATTGCAGGAGCTCGGTGAAACAGAAGTCACTTTGCGGATAACCCTTTCATATTTTGTTGAGCCTGGGCCGGGGGAAATTGGGTGGAAAGATCGCTACAGATACGCCTCCCACGCCTTAAGATTTGACCTAAACAACACTACGGAAAGCAAAAGTGAATTTCTTATCCGAATGAATGCTGCTGCCCGAGAAGAAGATCAAAAGCCGGAAACAGAGAGTGGGAGCGAGAGGTGGCTTATTGGCAAGAATGGTCGCTCCCTCGGCTCTATTCATTCTGATATTTGGACAGGCTCTGCCGTCGAACTGGCAGCTTGCAACTTGGTGGGGGTTTATCCGGTAATTGGATGGTGGAGAGAACGTCCTTGGCTCGGTCGTTGGAGTCAGCAAACGAGATACTCCCTCATTGTTTCACTTCATGCACCTGAACAGCATCTTGAACATGCGATTGATATTTATACCCCCGTCGTCAATAAAATTGCAGTGAAGATTAGCACGTAG
- a CDS encoding site-specific DNA-methyltransferase has translation MPLKKVRIEKTTRPYKHSETMSMRPDVGTQTQFRKKRGPKTYLYDSSLAPSMNWDEGSARGYGEWLIQCIEDAAREENLAFDSPREFKRGCDIIRVYGLRDAVQLLKGISKPFLEWTGKAERLSFDVPTLPLFVHERLSTKAIIETLKVHRKDKGVVQGNLMDFFNEPDLSAVDKVLKSYEYQDQWVNRMILGDSLVVMNSLLEYESMGGKVQMIYMDPPYGVKFGSNFQPFVKSNDVKDNSDDDMTREPEMVKAYRDTWELGLHSYLTYMRDRLLLTQELLTESGSVFVQISDENIHHVRQLLDEVFGAENFVSQISFQTTSGFETNTIATLGDFLLWYAKDKQKVKVNKLFLPQAATIGEGNARWVLLEDGTYRGVTAAEIRGEQALSGGSKLYSPGDLQSQGASKNPQPFEYDGKTYYPNANAHWKANYPEGMERLAQAGRIHVAKSSLRFRRFHSDFPFKEIGNIWTDTITGSFTEKKKYVVQTNTKVIQRCLLLTTDPGDLVFDPTCGSGTTALVSELWGRRWITADVSRVPLALAKQRLLTSTFPWFELRDNASGPSGGFVYERKQNAKGEEIGGIVPHITLKSIANNEPPSEKVLVDKPNEENGITRVCGPFCFEASIPTPVDWEGDGEEDSCPAIAESHTSFVERMLEVLRKSPVLHLRGGKTVTLEQVRQPAKALNLSAEGLAKNGGDERKPVALVFGPENGAVSEKLVAEAARESYQKSYHHLYVIGFAIEPKAREFIEHCEVVSSIPATYVQATPDILMGDLLKNMRSSQIFSVCGLPDVEVYDRGKGKFQVELLGLDTFDPATMESDHRKGNDVPAWFLDTNYNDSCFHVCQAFFPRTNAWDSLKKALKADYDASVWKHLAGTKSIPFDAPETGKIAVKVIDDRGNELLVVKEVEGAA, from the coding sequence ATGCCGCTTAAGAAAGTTAGAATAGAAAAGACCACAAGGCCCTATAAGCACTCTGAGACCATGTCCATGCGGCCCGATGTGGGGACGCAGACGCAGTTTCGCAAGAAGCGCGGCCCCAAGACCTACCTCTATGACTCCTCCTTAGCTCCGTCTATGAACTGGGACGAAGGTTCAGCAAGGGGGTATGGCGAATGGCTCATCCAGTGCATCGAGGATGCGGCGCGGGAAGAGAACCTCGCATTCGATTCCCCACGTGAATTCAAGCGGGGCTGCGATATCATCAGAGTCTATGGCCTGCGTGACGCTGTGCAGCTTCTCAAAGGCATAAGCAAGCCATTCCTTGAATGGACAGGCAAGGCCGAGCGGCTTTCTTTCGATGTTCCCACACTGCCGCTTTTCGTCCACGAACGTCTTTCCACCAAAGCGATCATTGAGACCCTCAAGGTACACCGGAAAGACAAGGGCGTGGTTCAGGGCAACCTGATGGACTTCTTCAACGAGCCGGACTTGTCTGCCGTGGACAAGGTGCTCAAGTCCTATGAGTATCAGGATCAGTGGGTGAACCGTATGATCCTGGGCGACTCCCTTGTGGTCATGAACTCGCTGCTCGAATATGAGTCCATGGGCGGTAAGGTGCAGATGATCTATATGGATCCGCCGTACGGCGTGAAGTTTGGTTCCAACTTCCAGCCGTTCGTCAAGAGTAACGATGTAAAGGACAACAGCGATGACGACATGACTCGCGAGCCGGAAATGGTGAAAGCGTATCGCGATACATGGGAGTTAGGCCTTCACTCGTACTTGACGTACATGCGCGATCGGTTGTTGTTAACGCAAGAGCTACTTACTGAGTCTGGCTCGGTATTTGTCCAAATTTCAGATGAAAATATACACCACGTTAGGCAATTATTGGACGAAGTCTTTGGAGCAGAGAATTTTGTTTCTCAAATCAGTTTTCAAACAACATCTGGATTTGAAACGAATACTATAGCTACGCTAGGAGATTTTTTGTTGTGGTATGCCAAAGACAAGCAAAAAGTGAAGGTAAACAAGTTATTCTTGCCTCAGGCCGCTACTATCGGTGAAGGTAACGCCAGATGGGTTTTGCTAGAAGACGGGACGTATCGTGGTGTAACCGCAGCAGAGATAAGAGGGGAACAGGCATTGTCGGGGGGAAGCAAACTCTACTCCCCAGGAGATTTACAGTCACAAGGGGCTTCAAAGAATCCCCAACCTTTCGAGTATGATGGAAAAACTTATTATCCGAATGCAAATGCTCATTGGAAGGCAAATTATCCAGAAGGGATGGAGAGGTTAGCACAGGCCGGTAGAATCCATGTTGCGAAAAGCAGTTTAAGGTTTAGACGTTTTCATTCAGATTTTCCGTTTAAAGAAATTGGTAATATTTGGACTGACACAATTACTGGTAGTTTCACAGAGAAAAAGAAATACGTCGTCCAGACAAACACAAAAGTTATTCAGAGATGTTTGCTGTTGACAACTGATCCTGGTGACCTTGTTTTTGATCCAACTTGTGGAAGTGGCACAACTGCACTTGTGTCTGAGCTGTGGGGGCGGCGGTGGATTACGGCGGATGTCAGCCGTGTCCCCCTAGCTTTGGCAAAACAACGACTTCTCACTTCAACATTTCCTTGGTTTGAGCTTCGAGATAATGCATCCGGGCCGAGTGGCGGTTTTGTGTACGAACGCAAGCAAAACGCCAAAGGCGAAGAAATTGGGGGGATAGTCCCTCACATCACTTTGAAATCAATTGCGAATAATGAGCCGCCAAGTGAGAAAGTTCTCGTCGATAAGCCAAATGAAGAAAATGGTATCACTCGTGTCTGTGGTCCCTTCTGCTTCGAGGCATCAATCCCGACCCCCGTGGATTGGGAAGGCGATGGTGAAGAAGACAGTTGTCCCGCTATCGCGGAATCCCACACGTCCTTCGTCGAGCGCATGCTTGAAGTTCTTCGTAAAAGTCCGGTGCTGCATCTCAGAGGCGGGAAAACTGTTACCCTCGAACAGGTAAGGCAACCGGCCAAGGCACTTAACCTCTCTGCAGAGGGTTTGGCAAAGAATGGTGGCGATGAACGGAAGCCGGTCGCCTTAGTCTTTGGCCCTGAGAACGGAGCCGTGAGCGAAAAGCTCGTTGCCGAGGCGGCACGGGAGTCCTACCAAAAGAGTTACCACCACTTGTACGTTATCGGCTTCGCCATTGAGCCTAAGGCGCGAGAGTTCATCGAGCATTGCGAAGTCGTAAGCAGTATCCCGGCTACTTATGTCCAGGCAACCCCGGACATCCTCATGGGCGACTTGCTCAAGAACATGCGTTCCAGCCAGATTTTTTCTGTGTGCGGCCTGCCGGATGTGGAGGTTTACGACAGAGGCAAGGGTAAGTTCCAGGTGGAGCTTCTCGGCCTCGACACGTTCGACCCGGCAACCATGGAGTCGGACCACCGTAAGGGCAACGATGTTCCGGCATGGTTCCTTGATACCAATTACAACGACTCCTGTTTCCATGTGTGTCAGGCGTTCTTCCCCCGCACCAATGCTTGGGACAGCCTCAAGAAAGCACTCAAGGCCGATTACGACGCAAGCGTGTGGAAGCACCTTGCTGGCACCAAGTCTATTCCCTTTGATGCACCAGAGACCGGCAAGATCGCCGTCAAGGTCATCGACGACCGAGGCAACGAGTTGCTGGTGGTGAAAGAAGTCGAAGGAGCGGCATAA